In Bosea sp. (in: a-proteobacteria), one DNA window encodes the following:
- a CDS encoding heavy metal translocating P-type ATPase — translation MTVIDRGRHDLETLDLGVEGMTCASCVAHVERSVAAVPGVDAVSVNLATERARVSFAKGDTDLGKIAEAIRQSGYTPVETTIELSVSGMTCASCVGHVEKALRAVPGVADATVNLATERASVRTLAGADITPALVKAVTDAGYEASPIAAADGEAEARRQAGKAEEQSRLLRSVILAGLMTLPLLVVEMGSHMVPALHHWLSGTFGAGNVRVFSFVLATVVQFGPGLVFLRKGFPALLRAAPDMNSLVMLGTGAAYLYSTTATFLPHLLPEGADGTYFESGAVIVTLILLGRWFEARAKGRTGAAIRSLIALQPRTARVLRDGVESDVAVESVRPGDSVILRPGERVPVDGTVTDGSSFVDESMITGEPAPVRKEAGSAVTGGTVNGSGALRFTAEKVGADTLLAQIVRTVQAAQGAKLPIQALVDRVTLWFVPAVIGLALMTFVVWMVFGPSPALSHALANAVAVLIIACPCAMGLATPTSIMVGTGRGAELGILFRQGDALQALRDVQVVALDKTGTLTRGRPELTDIEPAAGFSEDAVLRLVASAENRSEHPLAQALVAAAKARGLSLAEPADFVSDPGRGVTATVEGRKVAIGGHGLMQQDNLEVAPFADRAKALAEAGKTPLYAAIDGRIAAVIAVADAVKETTPEAIATLHRLGLKVAMVTGDDRRTAEAVARRLGIDEVRAEVLPTDKAEVVKALQKGGARVAFVGDGINDAPALAQADVGIAIGTGTDIAIESADVVLMSGDVMGVPRAIALSQAVIANIRQNLAWAFGYNALLIPVAAGVLYPAFGILLSPVFAGLAMALSSVSVVTNALRLKRFRVPAAEGEV, via the coding sequence ATGACGGTCATCGACAGGGGCAGGCACGACCTCGAAACGCTCGATCTCGGCGTCGAGGGCATGACCTGCGCGAGCTGCGTCGCGCATGTCGAGCGCTCCGTCGCGGCGGTGCCCGGCGTCGACGCGGTTTCGGTCAACCTCGCGACCGAGCGCGCGCGCGTCTCCTTCGCCAAGGGGGATACCGATCTCGGCAAGATCGCGGAGGCGATCCGGCAGAGCGGCTACACGCCGGTCGAGACCACGATCGAGCTGTCGGTTTCGGGCATGACCTGCGCCTCCTGCGTCGGCCATGTCGAGAAGGCGCTGCGGGCCGTGCCGGGGGTGGCCGATGCGACGGTCAACCTCGCGACCGAGCGCGCCAGCGTCAGGACGCTCGCAGGCGCCGACATCACCCCTGCCCTGGTGAAGGCGGTGACTGACGCCGGCTACGAGGCGAGCCCCATCGCTGCGGCCGATGGCGAGGCGGAGGCCCGCCGGCAGGCCGGGAAGGCGGAGGAGCAGAGCAGGCTCCTGCGCTCCGTCATCCTCGCCGGCCTGATGACGCTGCCGCTGCTCGTCGTCGAGATGGGCAGCCATATGGTTCCCGCCCTGCATCACTGGCTCTCCGGCACTTTCGGTGCCGGCAATGTCCGCGTCTTCTCCTTCGTGCTGGCGACCGTCGTGCAGTTCGGGCCGGGCCTCGTCTTCCTGCGCAAGGGCTTTCCGGCGCTGCTCAGGGCCGCGCCCGACATGAACTCGCTGGTCATGCTCGGCACCGGGGCGGCCTATCTCTATTCGACCACCGCGACCTTCCTGCCGCATCTCCTGCCGGAGGGCGCGGACGGCACCTATTTCGAATCGGGCGCGGTGATCGTGACGCTGATCCTGCTCGGACGCTGGTTCGAGGCGCGCGCCAAGGGCCGCACCGGCGCCGCCATCCGCAGCCTGATCGCGCTCCAGCCCAGGACCGCGCGCGTGCTGCGCGACGGCGTCGAGAGCGACGTGGCCGTCGAGAGCGTCCGCCCCGGCGACAGCGTCATCCTGCGGCCGGGCGAGCGCGTGCCCGTCGACGGCACGGTGACGGACGGCTCCTCCTTCGTCGACGAATCGATGATCACCGGCGAGCCGGCCCCGGTCCGCAAGGAGGCCGGCAGCGCCGTCACCGGCGGCACCGTCAACGGCTCGGGCGCGCTGCGCTTCACCGCTGAGAAGGTCGGCGCGGATACGCTCCTGGCGCAGATCGTGCGCACCGTGCAGGCCGCGCAGGGCGCGAAGCTCCCGATCCAGGCGCTGGTCGACCGTGTCACGCTCTGGTTCGTGCCGGCCGTGATCGGGCTTGCCCTGATGACCTTCGTTGTCTGGATGGTTTTCGGACCGAGCCCGGCGCTGTCGCATGCGCTGGCCAACGCCGTCGCGGTGCTCATCATCGCCTGCCCCTGCGCCATGGGGCTTGCCACCCCGACCTCGATCATGGTCGGCACCGGGCGGGGCGCCGAGCTCGGCATCCTGTTCCGGCAGGGCGACGCCTTGCAGGCGCTCCGGGACGTGCAAGTCGTCGCGCTCGACAAGACCGGCACGCTGACCCGGGGCCGGCCCGAGCTCACCGATATCGAGCCGGCCGCCGGCTTTTCGGAAGACGCGGTGCTGCGCCTCGTCGCCTCGGCCGAGAACCGCTCGGAGCATCCGCTGGCGCAGGCGCTGGTCGCCGCGGCCAAAGCGCGCGGGCTTTCGCTCGCGGAGCCCGCCGATTTCGTCAGCGACCCCGGCCGCGGTGTCACCGCGACGGTGGAGGGCCGCAAGGTCGCGATCGGCGGCCACGGGCTGATGCAGCAGGACAATCTGGAGGTCGCGCCCTTCGCGGATCGCGCCAAGGCGCTGGCCGAAGCCGGCAAGACCCCGCTCTATGCCGCGATCGACGGCCGCATCGCCGCCGTCATCGCCGTCGCCGACGCGGTGAAGGAGACCACGCCCGAAGCCATCGCCACGCTGCACCGGTTGGGCCTCAAGGTCGCGATGGTGACCGGCGACGACCGGCGCACCGCCGAGGCGGTCGCACGCAGGCTCGGCATCGACGAGGTCAGGGCCGAGGTCCTGCCGACCGACAAGGCCGAGGTGGTGAAGGCGTTGCAGAAGGGCGGCGCCCGGGTCGCCTTCGTCGGCGACGGCATCAACGACGCACCCGCGCTCGCCCAGGCCGATGTCGGCATCGCCATCGGCACCGGCACCGACATCGCGATCGAAAGCGCCGATGTCGTGCTGATGTCGGGCGACGTGATGGGCGTGCCGCGCGCGATCGCCCTGTCGCAGGCGGTGATCGCCAATATCCGGCAGAACCTGGCCTGGGCCTTCGGCTACAACGCCCTGCTGATCCCGGTCGCGGCCGGGGTGCTCTACCCGGCCTTCGGCATCCTGCTCTCACCGGTCTTCGCGGGGCTTGCCATGGCGCTGTCGAGCGTCAGCGTTGTCACCAATGCGCTCAGGCTGAAGCGCTTCCGGGTTCCGGCCGCCGAGGGGGAGGTCTGA
- the modC gene encoding molybdenum ABC transporter ATP-binding protein, translated as MTPVLDIAVRRRLGAFSLDAAFTSNGRLTALFGSSGSGKTSLINVISGLIRPESGHVRVDGETLVDTAKGVFLPTHRRRIGYVFQEARLFPHLTVRQNLLFGHWFVPRAQRRPAELDRVLDLLGIGHLTKRRPGALSGGEKQRVAIGRALLAQPRLLLMDEPLAALDEARKAEILPHIERLRDEAGIPIVYVSHALAEVARLATTIAMVEGGRILACGPTAEILSRPDLAARPGAPEASTLLAAEVTGFDEAFGLARLATPAGPLTVARGGLSLGQRIGIRILASDVMLSLSRPAGISALNLMPGTVSQIGARSGAGGSTVHLLVACGEAKLAVRLTAKSVDLLGLAPGKPVHAVIKSVSVEMP; from the coding sequence ATGACGCCGGTCCTCGACATCGCCGTCCGCCGGCGGCTCGGTGCATTCAGCCTCGATGCGGCCTTCACCTCGAACGGGCGGCTCACCGCCCTGTTCGGCAGCTCGGGCTCGGGCAAGACCTCGCTGATCAATGTGATCAGCGGGCTGATCCGTCCTGAATCCGGGCATGTGCGCGTCGACGGCGAGACGCTGGTCGATACGGCGAAGGGCGTCTTCCTGCCGACGCATCGCCGGCGCATCGGCTATGTCTTCCAGGAGGCGCGGCTCTTTCCCCATCTCACCGTGCGGCAGAACCTGCTGTTCGGGCACTGGTTCGTGCCGCGCGCGCAGCGCCGGCCGGCGGAGCTCGACAGGGTGCTCGACCTGCTCGGCATCGGTCACCTCACGAAGCGGCGGCCGGGCGCGCTTTCCGGCGGCGAGAAGCAGCGCGTCGCCATCGGCCGGGCCCTGCTGGCGCAGCCGCGCCTGCTCCTGATGGACGAGCCGCTCGCCGCGCTCGACGAGGCGCGCAAGGCCGAGATCCTGCCGCATATCGAGCGGCTGCGCGACGAGGCCGGCATTCCGATCGTCTATGTCTCGCATGCGCTGGCGGAGGTCGCGCGGCTTGCCACCACCATCGCCATGGTCGAGGGCGGGCGCATCCTCGCCTGCGGCCCGACCGCCGAAATCCTCTCGCGCCCCGACCTCGCTGCACGTCCCGGCGCGCCCGAGGCGAGCACGCTGCTGGCGGCCGAGGTCACAGGCTTCGACGAGGCTTTCGGGCTGGCGCGGCTTGCGACCCCGGCCGGGCCGCTGACGGTCGCACGCGGCGGGCTCAGCCTCGGGCAGCGGATCGGGATCCGCATCCTGGCGAGCGACGTGATGCTGAGCCTCTCCCGTCCGGCCGGGATCAGTGCGCTCAACCTCATGCCCGGTACCGTTTCCCAGATCGGCGCGCGCAGCGGAGCGGGCGGCAGCACGGTGCATCTGCTCGTCGCCTGCGGCGAGGCCAAGCTCGCGGTGAGGCTGACGGCGAAATCGGTCGACCTGCTCGGGCTCGCCCCCGGCAAGCCGGTCCATGCGGTGATCAAGAGCGTCTCGGTCGAGATGCCCTGA
- the modA gene encoding molybdate ABC transporter substrate-binding protein: MFKRRTLLGLGLAFTLGLVPAFDGARAQPKELVIFAAASMKNALDEAAANWVKETGKPAPKISYAASNTLAKQIENGAPADIFVSADLDWMDYAAGKNLIKPDTRVSLLANRIVLVGAKDSTAKIDLKPGADIAGALGAGRLAMGNVDSVPAGKYGKAALEKLGAWDKVKDKLAQADNVRAALLLVSRGEAPLGIVYATDAAADPQVKVVATFPEDSHPPIVYPVAVTKDSANPDAQAFLTYLRGAAAKPVFEKQGFTVLNKAASSS; the protein is encoded by the coding sequence ATGTTTAAGCGTCGCACCCTGTTAGGGCTGGGCCTGGCCTTCACCCTGGGCCTTGTCCCCGCCTTCGACGGCGCCCGGGCGCAGCCGAAGGAGCTCGTCATCTTCGCCGCCGCCAGCATGAAGAACGCGCTGGACGAGGCCGCCGCCAACTGGGTGAAGGAGACCGGCAAGCCCGCCCCGAAGATCTCCTACGCCGCCAGCAACACGCTCGCCAAGCAGATCGAGAACGGCGCCCCGGCCGATATCTTCGTCTCGGCCGACCTCGACTGGATGGACTATGCGGCCGGCAAGAACCTGATCAAGCCCGATACCCGCGTCAGCCTGCTCGCCAACCGGATCGTGCTGGTCGGGGCCAAGGATTCGACCGCCAAGATCGATCTCAAGCCCGGCGCCGACATCGCAGGCGCGCTCGGTGCCGGCCGCCTCGCCATGGGCAATGTCGATTCCGTCCCCGCCGGCAAATACGGCAAGGCGGCGCTGGAGAAGCTCGGCGCCTGGGACAAGGTGAAGGACAAGCTCGCGCAGGCCGACAACGTCCGCGCCGCGCTGCTTCTGGTCTCGCGCGGCGAGGCGCCGCTCGGCATCGTCTACGCGACCGACGCCGCCGCCGACCCGCAGGTCAAGGTCGTCGCGACCTTCCCCGAGGATTCGCACCCGCCGATCGTCTATCCGGTGGCCGTCACCAAGGATTCGGCCAATCCCGACGCGCAGGCCTTCCTGACCTATCTGCGCGGCGCCGCCGCGAAGCCCGTCTTCGAGAAGCAGGGCTTCACCGTGCTGAACAAGGCCGCCAGCTCTTCGTGA
- a CDS encoding molybdopterin-binding protein, whose translation MRISARNQLKGRIVEITKGATTAHVRIDIGGAIVTSSITNAAVDDLQLAVGKEAYAVVKASDVMIAID comes from the coding sequence ATGAGGATCAGCGCGCGCAACCAGCTCAAGGGCCGGATCGTCGAAATCACCAAGGGCGCGACGACGGCCCATGTCCGCATCGACATCGGCGGCGCGATCGTGACCTCGTCGATCACCAACGCGGCGGTGGACGATCTGCAGCTCGCCGTCGGCAAGGAGGCTTATGCCGTGGTCAAGGCCTCCGACGTGATGATCGCGATCGACTGA
- the tsaA gene encoding tRNA (N6-threonylcarbamoyladenosine(37)-N6)-methyltransferase TrmO: MVRENEIRKNEVAVAPPEASDAGLVFIGTIRTPWTSRLTCPRQGRADGPICRIELFPPWDEALEGVERFARLEVLYWLDQSRRDLVRQSPANNGETHGTFALRTPVRPNPIGTSIVTLVAREGRVLCVRGLDCLDETPLLDIKPDRTLFTPIAPPQPGDFETG; this comes from the coding sequence ATGGTCCGCGAGAACGAGATCCGTAAGAACGAGGTCGCCGTCGCGCCGCCCGAGGCGAGCGATGCCGGCCTCGTCTTCATCGGCACCATCCGCACGCCCTGGACCTCGCGGCTGACCTGCCCGCGCCAGGGCAGGGCCGACGGGCCCATCTGCCGGATCGAGCTCTTCCCGCCCTGGGACGAGGCTCTGGAGGGCGTCGAGCGCTTCGCGCGGCTGGAGGTGCTCTACTGGCTCGACCAGTCGCGCCGCGACCTCGTCCGCCAGAGCCCGGCCAACAACGGCGAGACTCACGGCACCTTCGCGCTGCGCACCCCGGTCCGGCCCAACCCGATCGGCACCTCGATCGTGACACTGGTCGCGCGCGAGGGGCGGGTGCTCTGCGTGCGCGGTCTCGACTGCCTCGACGAGACGCCGCTGCTCGACATCAAGCCGGACCGCACGCTCTTCACCCCGATCGCTCCGCCGCAACCGGGCGATTTCGAGACGGGGTGA
- the sseA gene encoding 3-mercaptopyruvate sulfurtransferase produces the protein MAREDVFVSTEWLAERLNAPDVIVVDASWYLPAHGRDPHAEFAERRLPGAVHFDIDAVKDTASDLPHMLPRPEAFAAAVGAMGLGDGMRIVVYDGLGLFSAPRVRWTFRTFGARDVVILDGGFPRWEREGRPIEYGPPRARAARSFTARLDHSAVASAEDVARALAGGKAQVVDARPADRFRGEAAEPRPGLRSGHMPGALNVPATALVADGGLKDAAAIAAAFAEAGADLDRPLITSCGSGVTAAILATALETIGKPARALYDGSWAEWGASDRPIATGKG, from the coding sequence ATGGCCCGTGAAGACGTCTTCGTTTCGACCGAGTGGCTGGCCGAGCGCCTGAATGCGCCGGACGTCATCGTCGTCGATGCCTCCTGGTACCTGCCGGCCCATGGCCGCGATCCGCATGCCGAATTCGCCGAGCGGCGGCTCCCCGGCGCCGTGCATTTCGACATCGACGCGGTGAAGGATACAGCTTCAGACCTGCCGCACATGCTGCCGCGGCCGGAGGCGTTCGCGGCGGCCGTCGGCGCCATGGGCCTCGGCGACGGCATGCGCATCGTCGTCTATGACGGGCTCGGCCTGTTCTCGGCCCCGCGCGTGCGCTGGACCTTCCGCACCTTCGGCGCCCGCGACGTCGTCATCCTCGACGGCGGCTTCCCGAGATGGGAGCGCGAGGGCCGGCCGATCGAATACGGGCCGCCGCGCGCCCGCGCCGCGCGCAGCTTCACCGCCCGTCTCGACCATTCGGCCGTCGCCAGCGCCGAGGACGTCGCCCGGGCGCTCGCCGGCGGCAAGGCCCAGGTCGTCGATGCCCGCCCGGCCGACCGCTTCCGCGGCGAGGCGGCGGAGCCCCGCCCCGGCCTGCGCAGCGGCCATATGCCCGGCGCCCTGAACGTGCCTGCCACCGCGCTCGTCGCCGATGGCGGGCTGAAGGACGCCGCGGCCATCGCCGCCGCCTTCGCCGAGGCCGGCGCCGATCTCGACCGGCCGCTGATCACGAGCTGCGGCTCCGGCGTCACCGCGGCGATCCTGGCGACCGCGCTGGAGACGATCGGCAAGCCGGCGCGCGCGCTCTATGACGGCTCCTGGGCCGAATGGGGCGCGAGCGACCGGCCGATCGCGACCGGCAAGGGCTGA
- a CDS encoding alanyl-tRNA editing protein, translating to MPTELIFRQDAYLQETPATVETVNERGGIVLNRTVFYATGGGQPGDSGYLRRPDGSPIVIGTTIYDPLDRSRVVHVPIEGQALPAVGETVTAVLDWERRLKRMRVHTALHLLSVVLPFPVTGGAVGDGDGRLDFDIPEGGLDKAEITEKLNALIGRNAAVTESWITDAELDANPGLVKTMSVKPPRGSGRVRLVAIGEIDLQPCGGTHVRNTAEIGPVAVTDIEKKGKQNRRVRIALA from the coding sequence ATGCCGACCGAACTCATCTTTCGACAGGATGCCTATCTGCAGGAGACGCCGGCGACGGTGGAAACCGTGAACGAGCGCGGCGGCATCGTCCTCAACCGCACGGTGTTCTATGCGACGGGCGGCGGCCAACCGGGCGACAGCGGCTATCTGCGCCGCCCCGACGGCAGTCCGATCGTGATCGGCACCACGATCTACGATCCGCTCGACAGAAGCCGGGTCGTCCATGTCCCGATCGAGGGGCAGGCGCTGCCTGCTGTCGGAGAGACCGTGACCGCCGTGCTCGACTGGGAGCGCCGCCTCAAGCGCATGCGCGTCCATACCGCGCTGCATCTGCTCAGCGTCGTGCTGCCCTTCCCCGTCACCGGCGGCGCGGTCGGCGACGGCGACGGGCGGCTCGATTTCGACATCCCCGAAGGCGGGCTCGACAAGGCCGAGATCACAGAGAAGCTCAATGCGCTGATCGGGCGCAACGCCGCCGTGACCGAAAGCTGGATCACCGATGCCGAGCTCGACGCCAATCCCGGCCTCGTCAAGACGATGTCGGTGAAGCCGCCGCGCGGTTCCGGCCGCGTCCGGCTCGTCGCCATCGGCGAGATCGACCTGCAGCCTTGCGGGGGCACCCATGTCCGCAACACCGCCGAGATCGGCCCCGTCGCCGTCACCGACATCGAGAAGAAGGGCAAGCAGAACCGGCGCGTCCGGATCGCGCTGGCCTGA
- a CDS encoding SDR family oxidoreductase: MALPRMTPQDGIAWITGASSGIGAAVARELAGRGWTVAVTARRLEALERLARAAEDLPGRIVAHAGDVTDAEAMQRVAEAIESIHGPIALAFLNAGIAAGEGRAIDARTVEAVVAVNLVGVAKSFFPVERRMALRGRGQIAVNASLVGYRGLPGAAAYGAAKAGAIYFCEAMRFDCEAAGIRLQLVNPGFIETPMTQGRRFPMPFLLTVEEGARRIVDGFERGGFEITVPRRLAWILKVARLLPYPAYFALMARFAERGG, from the coding sequence ATGGCCTTGCCCCGCATGACACCGCAGGACGGTATCGCCTGGATCACCGGCGCGAGCTCCGGCATCGGGGCGGCGGTCGCGCGCGAGCTGGCGGGTAGGGGCTGGACGGTCGCCGTCACCGCCCGGCGGCTCGAGGCGCTCGAGCGTCTGGCGCGCGCCGCCGAAGACCTGCCCGGCCGGATCGTCGCCCATGCCGGCGACGTGACGGACGCAGAGGCGATGCAGCGTGTCGCCGAGGCGATCGAGAGCATCCACGGGCCGATCGCGCTCGCCTTCCTCAATGCCGGCATCGCCGCCGGCGAGGGCCGGGCGATCGATGCGCGAACCGTCGAGGCCGTGGTCGCGGTCAACCTCGTCGGCGTCGCCAAGAGCTTCTTTCCCGTCGAGCGGCGCATGGCCCTGCGCGGCCGCGGGCAGATCGCGGTCAACGCCTCGCTCGTCGGCTATCGCGGCCTGCCGGGCGCGGCCGCCTACGGCGCGGCGAAGGCCGGGGCGATCTATTTCTGCGAGGCGATGCGCTTCGATTGCGAGGCGGCCGGCATCCGCCTGCAACTGGTCAACCCCGGCTTCATCGAAACGCCGATGACGCAAGGGCGGCGCTTTCCGATGCCCTTCCTGCTGACGGTGGAGGAGGGGGCGAGGCGAATCGTCGACGGCTTCGAGCGCGGCGGCTTCGAGATCACCGTACCGCGCCGCCTCGCCTGGATCCTGAAGGTCGCCCGGCTCCTGCCCTATCCGGCCTATTTCGCGCTGATGGCCCGTTTCGCCGAACGCGGCGGCTGA